CGAGCGGGGCCTGGGCGTCGAGCACGATCGAAGCCAGCAGCCAGACCGGGGGCAGCACCAGGACGGGCAGGGTGACGTCCCGGCTGGAAGACGCGGGACCGATGCGCAGGCCGAGACCGGTGCTCCAGCCGCGCACCGTGGCGGCGGCCACCAACCCGGCCAGGAGCGGGGTCGGGCCGACCCAGCCGGCTGCGGCCTCCCCGTACAGCGCACGATCGACGCCGAAGGCGGCCAGCATCCAGAGGAGCAGGGCGCCGCCAAAGGCCCCAGGGCCCCAGCGGGCTTCGAGCTGGGGACCGGCCAGGGCGAACAGGAGCACCGTCGAACACAGGTGGAGACCGGATCCGTGCAGCCAGATCGCGGTCAGGACGCTCGGAAACGTGCCCCCAGCGCTCGAGACCCCCAGCCGCTCGGCCGGCAGGCCACCGGCGACGGCGTTGCCGACTCCGGCCAGCACCCACAACAGCAGCAGCGCCCCACACAGCCAGGGGACGCGGCCCGGTGCACCCTCGAGAAGCGGTCGAAACATGGTCCCCCGGCGTATCGTCGCGCCCGGGCCCGCGCTGGAGCGCTCCGGGGGCGGGAGGGTGTGCTGGCTATGCTGCCGAGGTGAGCCAAGACGACGACGGCCACGCCTGGGCCACCACGTCGGTGGTGCGCTTCGGGCCCGATGGATCCGCGCCCGGGCCGGACGCGGTGGCGCGGGAGGAGCCTCTCGAGATCCAGCTCGGCGGCACGGCGTTGGCGGTCGTGATGCGGACTCCAGGCCACGACCGGGAGCTCGCCCTGGGCTTCCTCCGCACCGAGCGCGTGATCGAATCGGTCGAGCAGGTGGTGTCGGTACGCCACTGCCGTCACGCCGCGGACCCGGCGAGCGCCGACAACGTGGTGCGTGTGGTGCTTCGCGAGGACGTGCGCGTCGACTGGGAAGCCCTGCGGCGCCACTTCTACGCCAGCAGCAGTTGCGGGCTCTGCGGCAAGGCCACCATCGACAACGCCCTCGCGGTGGCACCGCCCTTGGAGGATGACGCCGCGTTCCACGCGGCGTGGTTGACGAGCCTGCCTGTGCAACTCGAGCGCGCACAGCGGGGCTTCGCGCGTACCGGAGGACTGCACGCCGCCGCGCTGTTCGCCCCGGATGGATCCCACCTGGTGACGCGCGAAGACGTCGGTCGACACAACGCCGTCGACAAAGTGCTGGGCTGGGCGTTGCGGCACGCGCGCACTTCGCTCGCGGGTCACGTCTTGCTGGTGTCGGGTCGGGTCTCCTTCGAGATCGTGCAGAAGGCGTTGGCCGCGCGCATTCCCCTCGTCGCGGGCGTGTCGGCTCCGTCATCGCTCGCGATCGAGTTCGCGGAGCGCGCCCGGTTGACCCTGGTCGGTTTCTTGCGGGGCCCGCGATTCAACGTGTACGGTGACGTTTCGCGCGTGCAGGGGGCGACAGGTGAGCGAGTCGAAGCCGACGGCGAGGCAGGGGAGCGGGTCGAGCGCGTCACCCAGCGAGGCCACGACGCCTGAGCCCGTGCGGGTGTCGCGCGCTGCGGCTCCGGGCAGCGATCCCGCCGACCGCGCACCTGCCGGCGGTTTCGGCTCCATCGTATCCACGTTGCGCACGAGCCAGCGCGAGCTCGGTCCGCTGCGCGCCTTGCGCGTGCTGGGCGACGTGAACCAGAACCACGGCTTCGACTGTCCGGGCTGCGCCTGGCCCGACCCCCGCGAGCGCGCGACGACCGAGTTCTGCGAGAACGGCGCGAAGGCGGTGGCCCACGAGGCCACCACGAAGCGGCTGCGTCCCGAGTTCTGGAAAGCCTGGTCGCTGGCCAGTCTGCAGGAGCAGAGCGACCACTGGCTCGAACAGCAGGGGCGCCTCACCGAACCGCTGCATCGTCCCGCGGGCGCGGATCACTACGAGCCGATCTCCTGGGACGCGGCGATCCAAGGCATCGCGCAGAAGCTGCGCGGGCTGCCGTCACCCGATCAGGCGGTCTTCTACACCTCGGGTCGCACCAGCAACGAGGCGGCGTTCCTCTATCAGCTCCTGGCGCGCTGCTTCGGCACCAACAACCTGCCCGACTGTTCGAATCTGTGTCACGAGTCGAGTGGCGTGGGGCTCACGGATGCGATCGGTGTCGGGAAGGGAACCGTCGGCCTCGAGGACTTCGAGATCGCCGACTTGATCTTCGTGATCGGGCAGAACCCGGGCACGAACCACCCGCGCATGCTCAGTGCGCTCCAGGCGGCGAAACGGCGCGGTGCCCAGATCGTCGCGATCAACCCGCTGCGCGAGCGCGGGCTCGTGCGCTTCGCCCACCCTCAAGAGCCTCTCGCCTGGCTCGGTCGCGGGACGCCGATCGCAGATCACTACCTGCAGGTGCGGGTGGGGGGCGATGTCGCGTTGCTGAAGGGGCTGGCGCTCGCGGTCCTCGAGCTCGAGGACGCACGCCCGGGCCAGGTGCTCGACCGCGCCTTCCTGCGCGCCCACACCGCCGGGTTCGAGGCCTGGCAGCGCGACCTGCGCGCGCAGGACCGCGCGACCCTCGAACGACGCAGCGGGATCTCCGCGGAGCAGATGCGCTCAGTGGCCGAGCTCTACGCACGCTCGGAGCGCGTGATCGCCTGCTGGGCGATGGGGATCACCCAGCACCGCCACGGCGTCGCCAACGTGCAGGAGATCATGAACCTGCTGCTGCTGCGGGGGAACATCGGGGTCCCCGGCGCCGGTGCGTGTCCCGTGCGCGGACACTCGAACGTGCAGGGCGATCGGACCGTCGGGATCACCGAAAAACCGGGCGCAGGCTTCCTCGACGCACTGGCCCGCGAGTTCGATTTCGAGCCGCCGCGCGAACCCGGCCACGACGTCGTCGCTTCGATCCGGGCCATGCGCGAGGGCCGCGTGCGCGCCTTCGTCGGCATGGGCGGGAACTTCGCCGCCGCGTCGCCGGACACCGAGGTGACGGCGCTGGCCCTGCGTCAGTGTGAGCTCACGGTCCAGGTGTCCACGAAGCTCAACCGCTCCCATGTGGTCTGCGGCCACGAGGCCTACATCCTTCCGTGTCTCGGCCGGACCGAGCGGGACGACCAGTTCGCGGGAACCCAGTTCGTGAGCGTCGAGAACTCGATGAGCGTGGTGCACCGCAGTCAGGGGTCGCTCGCTCCAGCCTCCGAGTCGCTCCGGAGCGAACCGGCGATCGTGGCGGCGCTGGCCCAGGCAATCCTCGACGACAGCGCCGCCGTGCCCTGGGGCCCCTTCGCTTCGAACTACGACCGGATTCGCGACGCCATCGAGCACACGGTCCCCGGCTTCGAAGACTACAACCAGCGCGTGCGCGCACCCGACGGCTTCGTGTTGCCGAGCGGCGCGCGCAGTCGGCGCTTCGACACGCCGGACGGCCGCGCCCAGTTCCGGGTGCACGCGCTTCCCGAAGACGCGGTCGATCCGGATCGCTTCCGGCTCACGACGATCCGCAGCCACGACCAGTTCAACACCACCGTCTACGGCCTGGACGATCGCTACCGCGGCGTCGAAGGCGATCGTCGCGTGGTCTTCCTGCACCCCGAAGACCTCCGCGCCCACGCACTCGCGCCCGGTGATCGCGTCGACCTCACCAGCCACTTCGAGGGCGAGACCCGCACGCTGCGCGGATTCAAGGCCTGCGAGTACGATCTGCCGCGCGGCTGCGCCGCCACCTACTTCCCCGAAGCGAACCCGCTCGTCCCGATCGGCAGCTTCGCCGAGGGGAGCCACACGCCGAGCTACAAGTCGATCGAGGTCTCGATCACCGCCGCGCGATCGAGCTGAGCCTCAGGCGGCCTCTTGGGGGTCGCAACCGCCGTGGCAGATCGAGCGCGGCGAGGTGTGCGCCAGGTTCTCGGGCTCGATCTGGATCGTCGCGTGATCGATGCCATGGTCGTTGCCGAGCAGGGTGTAGGCGTCGGTGAGCAGGTCTTCGTGCAGACCGGGGCGCGCGACGACGAGGTGGCAGGAGAGGGCGACCTGCCCCTGGCCGAGGGTCCAGACGTGAAGGTCGTGGACGCTGCTCACACCGCTGAGGTCGCCCAGTCCGCGTCGCACCGCGTCGACGTCGACATGGCGCGGCGCGGCTTCCATCAGGACGTCGACGGCCTCGCGGATCAGGTGCCACGCCGAGAAGAGGACGAGGGCGGAGATCGCCAGGGAGGCGGCGGGGTCGGCCCAGGTCCAGCCCCAGGCCCAGATCGCGAAGCCCGCCAGCATGGCGCCGACGCTTCCCAGCGCATCGGAAAGCACGTGGAGCCAGGCCCCGCGGAGGTTCAGGCTGTGCTCGTGCCCTCCGCCGAGGACGCGCAGGGCCAGCACGTTCACGAGCAGGCCCCCGCTGGCGATTCCGAGCACGCCCATCCCGAGCACCGGTTGCGGCGCTCGGAAGCGCTCGAAGGCCTCGACGCTGATCAGCACCGCGACGACCACGAGCGCGACGCCCTGGGCCAGGGCCGCGAGGATTTCGGCGCGCGAGCGCCCCCAGGTCCAGCGATCATCCGCGGGGCGCGTGGCCACCCAGGCCGCGAACAGGGCGAGCGACAGGGCCCCGACGTCCGAGAGCATATGGCCGGCGTCGGCCAGCAGGGCGAGCGAGCCGGTCCACCAGCCCCCGATGAGCTCGACGACCAGATAGCTCGCCGCCAGCGCGAGGGCGATGCTCAGGGGCCGCTGGTTGCTGACGGCCGGGTCCGCCGGGCCGTGGGCGTGGCCGACGTGTTCGTGGCCTCCCGGGCCGGCTTGGGTCGCCATCGGACCAGGATACCCTGCGGCCATGACTCCGCCGAACGCGCATCGCCGGGCTCGGTTCCAGGCGCTGGTAGGCCTCGGGGTGACGCTGGGACTGACCGCACTGGGTTGCAGCACGCGCTGGGACGCCGCCGGCTGGGCCGAGACGCGTCCCGAGCTCGCTGGCCAGCCGCTCGGACATCTGGGCGACGCGACACCCTACGTGCTGCCGGTGGCGGGCGAGCTGCGCTGGTTCCTGTGTCGCTGGAGCGGGGACGCCCCGGTTCCAGTGGCCGTTTCCGAAGCGGTGTCACCCGCCGAGCGCGTTCTGATCGAGCGGGCCCTGGTGGCCTGGGAAGACGCGGTTCCGGGCCTGCGCTTCTCGCGCGGGGGGCAGGGGCGCGTCGGGATCCGCGTCGACATCGTGCCGTTCCGTCGCCGCGGTGCGCGGGCGGCGGTCGACTGCCGGGTCTCCGGCGTGCGCGCGTCCGGGGCGTTCGCGGCCGAGGTCGTCGCGGCCGCCGTCTTGATCCCGCGCTCCGAGGGGGACCCCTTCGGCCGTCCGGTGCGACTCGGCGAGGCGGAGCTCCTCGGGAGCCTCGTACACGAGTTGGGCCACGCCCTCGGCCTCCAGGGGCACGCCCCGGGCGGCGAGTCGAGCGTGCTGGCGCGAGAGGCGTTCGAGGTGCGCCGGGTCGGCGCGCGTTTGCTGGCGGGCGGGCGCCTCGACGAGCCCGCGATGCGTGCCCTCTACGCCGTGCCTTCGGGCGTCGTCGTGCTGCGTCAGCCCGTGGCGTCCGAGCTCGCAGATGCGAGCGAGGGCGGCTGGCGGGTTCGACTCGGCGACGGGGCCGTCGAATGGTCCACGGAGACGAGACCCGACCTCAGGTATCGCATGAGGTTTCCGGCCGAAGTATTGGATGGAACGAGGGCGTTCGCTGAGGCTTACGAGGGCCCGGAATCCCTCAGCCCACGCTCGGATCGATCTCGCGCGCCTTCTGGGCCAGGTTCGACGCTGCCGCCACCTCACCGAGTGCCTTGAGTACGACCGAGAGGTGCATCACGACCTCGGCGTTGCGCGGCTCCAGCTCGTAGCCGCGTTCGAGGTGCTGGCGCGCCCGGATCGGGTCCGACGGGGGCGCCTTGAACAGCGCCCAGCCGAGTGCGCCCTGGTAGGTGGCGTCCTCGGGCCAGAGCTCGACCGCCGGGCGCAGGAACTCCAGGGCGCCCTTGAAGTTGCCCTGCCGCATGAGGATCTCGCCCTTGCGGTAGTTCGTCTCGGCCGCGGCGAGCCGCTCGGCGTCGAGATCGGTCTCGTCGGACTCGAGCGAGGCGTCGTAGCTGCGTCGGCGGTTCGGATCGACCAGCACGCTGTGGGCCTTGCCGATGGCTGCGAACACCTTGCCCGCCTTCTCCTGGGTCTCGCGGTCGAGGCCGGCGCGGGCGAGGGCGTCCGGGTGATAGCGCTTCGCGGCGGCGCGGTAGGCGTTCTTGATGTCCGCCGGTGCCGCGTTCTGTTCGATCCCGAGCAGCTCGTAGTAGTCGAGGTCGGCCAGTGCGACGTATTTCTGGGACACCTCGAGCATCAGCACTTCGTCCATGCCGCGCTCGCCCGCGTCGTCGGCTTCCGCCGTGGGGGCGGCGTCGGCGGCCTCGGCCTGGACCTCCTCGGTGAGGATGATCTCGATCTCCGGCTCGATCTCGAGGACGGGCTCTTCTTCGGTGTCTTCGGTCTCGGGGAGGGGCTCGCTGTAGTCGACCGCGCGGATCGCGTCGATCAGCCAGGCCGCGGCGAGCGCGCGCGGAGTCTTCGCGTTCTGGAGCGCGCGCCAGAAGGTGCGCGTCCCGTCGAGGCCATCGATCAGCGCCGCCACCGAGTCGTCCCAGAGCAGGCGCTCCTGGATGCGGGACAGGCGCCGATTGCGCGCGACGGTCTCGTTCAGGTGGGGCTGGAGCGCGAGCATGACGTTCTCGGCGCTCCAGTGGGTCTCGATCCCGTCCTGGATGACGGTCAGGAGGTCGACGCGGAAGGGCTGGGCCTTCTCCGAGGGGGCGTCCTGGGGCTCGACGACGAAGGAACCGCGCGGCCAGCCGAAGCAATCGACCAGACGGGTCCGCACCTGCTCCTTGAGCGCCAGGAAGAGCTTCTTGGGTTCGATGAACCCGAGCTCGAGGAGGGCCGCGCCTTCTTTCACCTTGCGCTTGCTGACGTGCTCCGAGACCTGGCGGTACTGGTCGTGGTCGAGGAGTCCCTGATCGAGCAACTGCACGCCGAGGGTCTCGCTGGCGAGCGATGATTCCGCCGAGATCGGAGCCCCCCGCTGAAAGCGGAACACCTTGGTGTGGGGCTCGCGCGTGAGATGCAGGAGCCCATCGAAGCTTGCGCTGGCGAGGTCCAGCAGCAGCTTCGGAAGCGGAATCTCGGCGAGTTCGCCCCTCTCCGGAATCGCCACCATCGCCACGCTTTCGGGCGATTCCGCGCTCGACTTGAAGGGGCCGGGCCCCGGTGGTCAGGCGACGCGGCGCTGGGATCGCGCGATCTGGAACGCCAGGGCGATCGCCGGCTCGAGATCCTTGAGGGTCAGCAGCGGTGGGTGTTCGAGGTCGGCCAGCACCGCATCCGAGAGCGGGGAGGGGTCGACGAAGAGGGTCTCGGCTCCCCAGGCCTCGGCCGTCTGGACCAGCTGCTCGAGGGCCATCGCGCCGAAGGCCTCGTCGACGATGGCGCCGCCGAGGTCCAGGACGATGACCGTGACCTCGGCCGCCCCCGGATCGCGCGCGAGGAGCTCGATCGCCTGCAGGGTCTCGTCCGGGCCCGCGTAGGGCAGGACCATCACGGGACCCCAGATGTGCACGGCGGCGGCGCCCCGCTCGACGGCCTCGAGGTCGCCGGGCTCGCCCGGGAGATCGCGACCGGCTTCGCGCGCGAAGCGTTCGCGGACCAGGGCGCGGAATTGCTCGAAGGGCAGGGCGGAGAGACTCTGGGCGGCGACCGCGTCGCCCTCCCAGGCGTCGACCTCGCGCGCCTCGAAGCGGCAGCTGTCGGCCCCGGTGGCACTGCACTCGATCTCGACCGCGAGCAGGTCCACGTCGAAGGCGCCGGACAGCCAGCCCGAGGTGTAGCCGGCGCTCAGATAGCAGACGACGTGGTCGCCGGCGCCCACGGCCGAGAGGTGGGCCGTCGCTTCGTGTTGGTCGGGCCAGCTGCCCTCGACCCGGATCGCGTTCGGGGTGTGCGTGTCGGTGCTCGAACGCAACGGCATCCGCAGCGGTGGCGCCAGGGCCGGGCCGGTCTGGTGACAGCCGCGGTCGGGGGTCGACGCCAGTGCGCGTGTCACGTCCTGGAGGCCGTGCAGGAACCCCATCTGGAGCAACGCGGTGCGCTGCTCGTCGGGGTCGAGCTCGCCGGCCAGCTCGGCGTGCAGCGTCGCCAGGAACGCCGGGTCGAGCAGGATGCGCGAATCGCGCTCGAGGACGGCTTCCGGGTCGAAGCCGATCTCGGGCGTGGATCCGTCGGAACAGGGGGTGTGCATGAGGGCGGTTTCTCTGTCTCAGTCCTGGATGAACGAGTAGATGTCGAACTTCTCGCCCTTCTTGATGAAGCCTTCGCCCTCGCGCTCGAGGAGCGCGAGCAGGGCGGCCGTCACCTTCGGGTCGAACTGGGTGCCGGTGTACTTGTGGATCTCCGAAACCACGACCTCGAGCGAGAGCGCTTTGCGGTACGGGCGGTCGCTGGTCATGGCTTCCACCGTGTCCGCAACCAGGATGATGCGACTCGGCAGCGGGATCTGGTCGCCACGCAGCCGATCCGGGTAGCCACGATCCGAGCCGTCGTACCACTCGTGGTGGTGACGTACGCAGGGCGCCACGTCCTTCAGGAACTCGACGGGCTCGAGGATCCGGTACCCGATCTCCGGGTGCGCCTTGATCTCCTCGTACTCCTCGGGCGTCAGCCGGTCGGGCTTCGTGATCACGGCGTCGCGAACGCCGATCTTGCCGACGTCGTGGAGGAGTCCCGCGATGTAGACGCGCTCGATCACGTCCTTCGGGTGGTTCATCTCGCGCGCGATCTTCGAGGCGTACACGCCGACCCGTTCCGAGTGGCCGCGCGTGTACGCGTCCTTTGCGTCGACGGCCTCGGAGAGGGTGCGGATCGTCTGGACGTAGGCGGTGCGCAGCTGCTGGTGCTTCGCGGCCACCTGCTTCGTGCGGTCGCGGACCTTCTCTTCCAGGTTCCGGTTCATGTCCTGGAGCTTGAAGTTCTGCTCGCGCGTGATGTGGTTCAGGCGCTTGATCTCGCCCTTCAGGGCCGAGTGATCGAAGGCCTGGCGCAGCGTGGCGCGCAGCTCGTCGTCGTTCCAGGGCTTCGTGATGAGCCGGTAGATCTCGCCGCGATTGATCGCGTCGACGGCCACGTTCATCTCGGTGTAGCCCGTCAGCATCATGCGCACGATCTCGGGATGGGCCTCCCGCACCTGGGCGAGGAAGTCCACGCCCGACATCTCGGGCATGCGCTGGTCGGTGACCACGACCTGGGTCGGGTACCGGTCGAGCAGCTCGAGCGCTTCACTCGCGCGGCTGGCGACCAGGACGTTCATGTCCTCGCCGCGCAGCAGACGCTGCAGCGCTTTCAGAATGTTGACCTCGTCATCGACGAAGAGGACGGTGTGTTCGTGTCGCATCCGAAACTCCTGGGTCTGGACCATCGCGTGAGCAACATGCAGGGCCGTCCAGACGTGCACCTTCCCCTATCAAGTGTCGTGCCAAATACCGAGGCAGGCGGAGAAAGGGCGGGCGCAACGTGGCTTGGCGTACCGCGTTGCCGATTGGGGATTCCCGGGCGCGAGTCCCGGCCCCGGGACGTTTCTGGGCAGCGGTTGGCCCAGCTGCGCATCGCCGACGAGCGCTTGCCGCTCACGGAGACGAGAAGGCGTCGGCAGGTGAGGGCGTAAGTCGAGACTGCCGGGGCGATCTTCGCGAGTTGCCGCCCGGGCGCGCCTGCTGGGATCGGCAACGGCGCGGCAGCATCCTCTCGAATCCGAGACGTCGCACGCCTGGGCCCTGCCCTCGGGATCGCGAGACGCGCCTCGAGTACCCTCCGCGCCGAGCCTGCGCACCCGTTCTGGGGGAGCGCACCGAGGAGATCTCTCTTGGCCCAACCGTCCCTGCGTCCCGAGCTGTCCCTGATGGACGGCCGCTTCTATGCCGAGGATCCGCACCCGCGCTTTCGCTGGATGCGGGAGAACGAGCCCGTCTACTGGGACGAGGAAGCGAAGCTCTGGGGCATCACCCGTCACGCGGATCTGCTCACGTGCTCGAAGGACAGCGAGACCTACTGCAACCGCTTCGGGATGCGCCCCGACTCGCCGCCGATCCCGTCGATGATCAACTTCGATGGCGACTACCACAAACGGCGCCGGAACCTGGTGAACCGCGGCTTCACGCCGCGCCGCGTGGCCGCCCACGAGACGAAGATCCGCAGTCTGTGTGCGGGCCTGATCGAGAACGCGAAGCAGCGGGGCGCGGTCGACTTCGTGCGCGACGTGGCTGCGCCGCTTCCGATGATCGTGATCGGCGACATGCTCGGGGTGCGCCCGGAGGACCGGGACGATCTGCTGCGCTGGTCCGACGACCTGATTGCGGGACTCTCGTTGTCGGCGCCGCCCGAGGCGCTCGCTGCGGCGGGCCTCGCGGCCCAGGAGTACGCGACCTATTGCGCCGCGGTGGTGGCCGAGCGGCGCGCGAACTCGCCGGGGGACGACCTGATGAGCATCCTGGTGCACGCCGAGATCGACGGGGAGCGCCTCGACGACGAGGCGCTGCTGCAGGAGTCCCTGCTGATCCTGGTGGGCGGCGACGAGACGACGCGCCACGTGATCACGGGGGGCATGTACGCCTTGCTCCAGCACCCCGAGCAGTGGCAGGCGCTGCGCGAGGGAAGGGTCCCGATCCCCCAGGCCGTCGAGGAGATGCTGCGCTGGGTCACGCCGATCCAGAACATGGCGCGCACCGTGACGCGGGACGTCGAGCTCCAGGGGCGCTCGCTACACGAGGGCGACAAGCTGTTGCTGCTCTATCCGTCCGGGAATCGGGACGAGGCCGTATTCGAGGAGCCGGACCGTTTCGACATCACCCGCGATCCGAACCCGCACCTGGCCTTCGGCGGCTACGGGGCGCATTTCTGTCTGGGGTCGTCGCTGGCGCGCCTCGAGCTGCGCGTGATGTTCGAAGAGCTCACGGCGCGAGTCGACACGATGACGTTCGACGACGACGCGGCGCCGCCCTACCGGAACTCGAACTTCATCACCGGGCTCGAGCAGATGCCCGTGCGGATGGCCTGAGCATCCGGCAACTCCCAGCTCAACCGCGCGCCGCGCTCGGGACGCGATCCCGAAACGCAGCGATCCCGGTCGGGGGCGTCTCCGCCCCGCCGGGAATCGCGCTCGGCCCCAAACTAGGCCGAGACTTGAACTAGGGGTGCTGACCGATCGGGTCCGCGAAGGTGAAGCGCGCCGGGGCGCCCACCAGCGGGCCGAGCGGCTTGCCGAGGTCGCCGGGCCGCGTCACCGCCATGATCGGGGCAACGGGGAACACGTAGGCCACCGTGCCGACCACGGTCATCGCGAGGCCCACGGGCCGCATGACGAGGACATCGAAGATCATCGGCACGGTCGCCGGCTCCGTGTCCACCTGATAGGCGCGGTTGTTGGCCGCGGCCGGGACCGCCAGCGTCAGGACGAGTGCCGCGGTTGCCAGAGCTGCCACAAAGCGTCGAATCCGATTCTGCATCGGCGTTCACTCCTTCCGAGAACGAGACTCCGGGCTTATCGACCGCACGCCGACGGGGTTGACGGTCCAAACGCCGCGTCGCGACGCCCGCTCTGGGGCGCGAAGCGCCGGGAGCCAGCGGCCACGGGTGTCTGTGGGGCGCGGTTGCCGGCAAAAGAAAATCGCCCGCCGGCCCCTTGCCGGGCCTATTCCGGCCAGGCAGGCCAGTCGCGCTGGACCGACAGTTTCCACTCGGGTCGGCGGCGTTCCAGGTAGGCCATCACGCCCTCGATCGCGTCGGCGCGTCCCATCAGGTGATGGTGGAGCTCGGTCTCCTTGCGCTCGACGTCGCTCGGGCTGAGGGCGCTGCTCTCCCAGAGCAGGCGCTTGGTCACCGCGACCGAGAGCGGAGCGGCATGGATGGCCATGTCGCGCGCGATCTCGAGCGCCGCCGGGAGCACCTCGTCCGCCGGTAGCACGCGCGAGGCGAGGCCCAGCGCCAGGGCCTCGGCGCCGTCGATCTTGCGACCGGTCAGCAACAGATCCGCCGCGCGACTCAAGCCCACGATGCGGGGCAGGGTGTAGTGGGCGTAGGCGTCGGGCATCACGCCGCGCCGGACCTGCACGATGCCGTACTTCCCTTCCGCGGCGAACACGCGGAGGTCGCACTGCAGGGTCATGGAGAGTCCGAGCCCGATCGCGTGGCCGTTGACGGCGGCGATCACCGGCTTGCGCACCGCGAACGCCGGCGGATCGAAGGCCGCCGCGCTGAAATCCGACGCGTCCTGGGCGGCGAAGGTGTCCTCGCCGGCGCCCATGTCGGCGCCCACGCAGAAACTGTCGCCCCGGCCGGTCAGCACCACGGCGCGGATCGCGTCGTCCTCGTCGCAGCGGCGGTACGCCTCGCCGAGGGCTGTGCCCATCGCGCCGCTGAATGCGTTGCGGGCCTCGGGGCGATCGAGGGTGATGCAGGCGACGCCGTCGGCGTCGACTTCGAAGGCGAGATCTTGGGGGGCCACGACGACAGGTCCTCGGGTCAGCGGTCGTCGGCGGCGGTGATGCGGATCCAGCGTCGCTGATCGATCCGCCCGGCGAGCCGCGACAGCAGGTCGGTGAGACGAAGCTGCCAACCATACTTCTTCTGCAGCACGCGGTGCGCTTGGGCGGCCAACGCCGCGTCGTCCACCAGCTTCGCGGAAGCGTCCGCCCAGGGGCCCCGAACGCCGCCGGACACGTTGCAGACAGCGACCTGGGCGCGCGCGCTGTTGCGCAGGCGTTTCACCTTGCCTGCGTCCGGCGCGGTGAACACGAACAGCGCGTCGCCGTCGCGTCCGAACCAGACCGGCGTGTCGACGCCGCGCCCGTCGCGACGGAAGGTGCGAAGGGAGAGGTAGGGTTGGCGGTCGAGCGCTTCGAAGGACATCGTCACCCCTACCTTAGGAGGCGCCACGCACTCCAGGTAGGGAAGCGCGTTGCAAGCCCGTGCGTTGCTTGAAAAGGCGAGGTGCGGCCGTATCTTCGGGCGCGAGACGTCGAGTGATGTGGGAGATGGTCTTGGGCATGTCGAGCGCACGGCGCGAGCGGAG
This genomic window from Myxococcota bacterium contains:
- a CDS encoding cytochrome P450 translates to MAQPSLRPELSLMDGRFYAEDPHPRFRWMRENEPVYWDEEAKLWGITRHADLLTCSKDSETYCNRFGMRPDSPPIPSMINFDGDYHKRRRNLVNRGFTPRRVAAHETKIRSLCAGLIENAKQRGAVDFVRDVAAPLPMIVIGDMLGVRPEDRDDLLRWSDDLIAGLSLSAPPEALAAAGLAAQEYATYCAAVVAERRANSPGDDLMSILVHAEIDGERLDDEALLQESLLILVGGDETTRHVITGGMYALLQHPEQWQALREGRVPIPQAVEEMLRWVTPIQNMARTVTRDVELQGRSLHEGDKLLLLYPSGNRDEAVFEEPDRFDITRDPNPHLAFGGYGAHFCLGSSLARLELRVMFEELTARVDTMTFDDDAAPPYRNSNFITGLEQMPVRMA
- a CDS encoding enoyl-CoA hydratase-related protein, with product MAPQDLAFEVDADGVACITLDRPEARNAFSGAMGTALGEAYRRCDEDDAIRAVVLTGRGDSFCVGADMGAGEDTFAAQDASDFSAAAFDPPAFAVRKPVIAAVNGHAIGLGLSMTLQCDLRVFAAEGKYGIVQVRRGVMPDAYAHYTLPRIVGLSRAADLLLTGRKIDGAEALALGLASRVLPADEVLPAALEIARDMAIHAAPLSVAVTKRLLWESSALSPSDVERKETELHHHLMGRADAIEGVMAYLERRRPEWKLSVQRDWPAWPE
- a CDS encoding PPOX class F420-dependent oxidoreductase, giving the protein MSFEALDRQPYLSLRTFRRDGRGVDTPVWFGRDGDALFVFTAPDAGKVKRLRNSARAQVAVCNVSGGVRGPWADASAKLVDDAALAAQAHRVLQKKYGWQLRLTDLLSRLAGRIDQRRWIRITAADDR